The Xenopus laevis strain J_2021 chromosome 5L, Xenopus_laevis_v10.1, whole genome shotgun sequence genome has a segment encoding these proteins:
- the LOC108716695 gene encoding sulfotransferase 6B1 isoform X1, which yields MSAKEQLTEEVEKLLDESDKTPQDKKLTQINGVLYPGILCTEETFKALESFEAREDDLMLVSYPKCGTTWSLNLLNDMVQTIYNKDPPNMIQILEFGAPDKYEKLNEEPAPRVLGTHLHYDNIPQSFFNKKVKLLVVFRNPKDTAVSFFHFYNKNPMLPNYSSWDTFFEDFIGGKVCWGSYFDHALAWNQHIDDDDVLIMTFEEMKEDLEAAVKKISEFYGFSMSDEQVHNVAEKGTFTAMKEKLNNIKNEFAQIFLRKGEVGDWKNHFSEAQSQEIDAKFEACLAGTKLGDMLKYNVYCK from the exons ATGTCAGCAAAGGAGCAGCTCACTGAAGAGGTTGAGAAACTATTGGATGAGTCTGATAAGACACCACAGGACAAGAAACTGACTCAAATAAATGGAGTGTTATATCCTGGTATTTTATGCACTGAGGAGACCTTTAAGGCTTTGGAATCATTTGAGGCAAGAGAGGATGATCTGATGCTGGTTTCTTACCCTAAATGTG GAACTACTTGGTCTTTGAATTTACTAAATGACATGGTGCAGACAATATACAATAAAGATCCACCAAATATGATTCAAATATTAGAATTTGGAGCTCCTGACAAGTATGAG aaactaAATGAAGAACCAGCTCCAAGAGTTTTAGGGACACACCTGCATTATGATAATATCCCCCAGTCCTTTTTTAATAAGAAAGTAAAG TTGCTTGTTGTATTTCGGAATCCAAAAGACACTGCAGTATCcttttttcatttctataacaaaaATCCAATGCTTCCCAACTACAGTTCCTGGGATACATTTTTTGAAGACTTCATTGGTGGAAAAG TTTGCTGGGGATCCTATTTTGATCATGCCCTTGCATGGAACCAAcacattgatgatgatgatgttttgaTAATGACATTTGAGGAAATGAAGGAG GACCTGGAGGCAGCAGTAAAGAAAATATCTGAATTCTATGGGTTTTCTATGAGTGATGAACAAGTTCACAATGTTGCTGAGAAAGGCACATTCACCGCCATGAAAGAGAAActgaataatattaaaaatgaatttgcaCAGATATTTTTAAGGAAAG GTGAAGTTGGAGACTGGAAAAACCATTTCTCCGAAGCTCAGAGCCAAGAAATAGATGCCAAGTTTGAGGCGTGTTTAGCAGGAACCAAACTAGGAGACATGCTGAagtataatgtatattgcaaatag
- the LOC108716695 gene encoding sulfotransferase 6B1 isoform X2 → MSAKEQLTEEVEKLLDESDKTPQDKKLTQINGVLYPGILCTEETFKALESFEAREDDLMLVSYPKCGTTWSLNLLNDMVQTIYNKDPPNMIQILEFGAPDKYELLVVFRNPKDTAVSFFHFYNKNPMLPNYSSWDTFFEDFIGGKVCWGSYFDHALAWNQHIDDDDVLIMTFEEMKEDLEAAVKKISEFYGFSMSDEQVHNVAEKGTFTAMKEKLNNIKNEFAQIFLRKGEVGDWKNHFSEAQSQEIDAKFEACLAGTKLGDMLKYNVYCK, encoded by the exons ATGTCAGCAAAGGAGCAGCTCACTGAAGAGGTTGAGAAACTATTGGATGAGTCTGATAAGACACCACAGGACAAGAAACTGACTCAAATAAATGGAGTGTTATATCCTGGTATTTTATGCACTGAGGAGACCTTTAAGGCTTTGGAATCATTTGAGGCAAGAGAGGATGATCTGATGCTGGTTTCTTACCCTAAATGTG GAACTACTTGGTCTTTGAATTTACTAAATGACATGGTGCAGACAATATACAATAAAGATCCACCAAATATGATTCAAATATTAGAATTTGGAGCTCCTGACAAGTATGAG TTGCTTGTTGTATTTCGGAATCCAAAAGACACTGCAGTATCcttttttcatttctataacaaaaATCCAATGCTTCCCAACTACAGTTCCTGGGATACATTTTTTGAAGACTTCATTGGTGGAAAAG TTTGCTGGGGATCCTATTTTGATCATGCCCTTGCATGGAACCAAcacattgatgatgatgatgttttgaTAATGACATTTGAGGAAATGAAGGAG GACCTGGAGGCAGCAGTAAAGAAAATATCTGAATTCTATGGGTTTTCTATGAGTGATGAACAAGTTCACAATGTTGCTGAGAAAGGCACATTCACCGCCATGAAAGAGAAActgaataatattaaaaatgaatttgcaCAGATATTTTTAAGGAAAG GTGAAGTTGGAGACTGGAAAAACCATTTCTCCGAAGCTCAGAGCCAAGAAATAGATGCCAAGTTTGAGGCGTGTTTAGCAGGAACCAAACTAGGAGACATGCTGAagtataatgtatattgcaaatag